The Eurosta solidaginis isolate ZX-2024a chromosome 4, ASM4086904v1, whole genome shotgun sequence genome includes a window with the following:
- the LOC137249954 gene encoding uncharacterized protein isoform X1, translating to MESTNNANSFNKVFATNIRFNEATSEAEGAAISSAGMVVDQAEGLLQGDQAEDVGTNQIEVNLAGPNGDVLRVLMEIIYKMDQIEQNQRTLSYNQSVLMKMVEEIKQDAVPKSEVLAQQHLMRECKLTLKKVESSVCKITGEVRDKYMDEVASALPLQNVLEVLRVEERLKVEEYAVAMKAHMFKIKGISEDIPRVVKEIFSDTLMEEYNWAGAAGKKSLQKLSLFETFLRDVFIHQGHALYKKGMRKAVELSHHRMAQRKFGKKQKLVTAQTSPPAQ from the exons ATGGAATCTACAAATAATG CGAATTCTTTCAATAAAGTGTTTGCAACGAATATACGTTTTAATGAGGCTACATCTGAAGCCGAAGGTGCTGCCATTTCCTCAGCAGGAATGGTAGTCGATCAGGCTGAAGGACTGCTACAAGGAGATCAGGCTGAAGATGTTGGAACCAACCAAATTGAAGTCAACCTGGCAGGACCTAATGgag ATGTGCTGAGAGTTTTGATGGAGATTATTTATAAGATGGATCAAATTGAACAGAAT CAACGTACACTCAGCTATAATCAAAGCGTACTAATGAAAATGGTGGAGGAAATAAAGCaagat GCGGTACCGAAGAGTGAAGTTTTGGCGCAACAGCACTTAATGCGAGAGTGCAAGTTGACGCTGAAGAAGGTGGAAAGCTCTGTGTGCAAAATTACTGGGGAAGTCAGAGACAAGTACATGGATGAAGTTGCCAGCGCATTGCCTCTCCAGAATGTATTAGAGGTTCTAAGGGTAGAAGAAAGATTGAAGGTAGAGGAGTATGCTGTAGCAATG AAGGCTCATATGTTCAAAATTAAGGGCATTTCAGAGGACATACCCCGAGTAGTTAAAGAAATTTTTAGTGACACGTTGATGGAAGAGTACAACTGGGCGGGAGCAGCTGGAAAGAAAAGTCTCCAAAAGCTTTCCTTGTTCGAGACATTTCTTCGCG ATGTATTCATACACCAAGGACATGCATTGTATAAAAAAGGAATGAGAAAGGCGGTTGAACTCAGCCACCACAGGATGGCACAAAGGAAATTcggcaaaaagcaaaaattagttACTGCACAGACAAGCCCACCAGCGCAATGA
- the LOC137249954 gene encoding uncharacterized protein isoform X2: MESTNNANSFNKVFATNIRFNEATSEAEGAAISSAGMVVDQAEGLLQGDQAEDVGTNQIEVNLAGPNGDVLRVLMEIIYKMDQIEQNQRTLSYNQSVLMKMVEEIKQDAVPKSEVLAQQHLMRECKLTLKKVESSVCKITGEVRDKYMDEVASALPLQNVLEVLRVEERLKVEEYAVAMAHMFKIKGISEDIPRVVKEIFSDTLMEEYNWAGAAGKKSLQKLSLFETFLRDVFIHQGHALYKKGMRKAVELSHHRMAQRKFGKKQKLVTAQTSPPAQ; encoded by the exons ATGGAATCTACAAATAATG CGAATTCTTTCAATAAAGTGTTTGCAACGAATATACGTTTTAATGAGGCTACATCTGAAGCCGAAGGTGCTGCCATTTCCTCAGCAGGAATGGTAGTCGATCAGGCTGAAGGACTGCTACAAGGAGATCAGGCTGAAGATGTTGGAACCAACCAAATTGAAGTCAACCTGGCAGGACCTAATGgag ATGTGCTGAGAGTTTTGATGGAGATTATTTATAAGATGGATCAAATTGAACAGAAT CAACGTACACTCAGCTATAATCAAAGCGTACTAATGAAAATGGTGGAGGAAATAAAGCaagat GCGGTACCGAAGAGTGAAGTTTTGGCGCAACAGCACTTAATGCGAGAGTGCAAGTTGACGCTGAAGAAGGTGGAAAGCTCTGTGTGCAAAATTACTGGGGAAGTCAGAGACAAGTACATGGATGAAGTTGCCAGCGCATTGCCTCTCCAGAATGTATTAGAGGTTCTAAGGGTAGAAGAAAGATTGAAGGTAGAGGAGTATGCTGTAGCAATG GCTCATATGTTCAAAATTAAGGGCATTTCAGAGGACATACCCCGAGTAGTTAAAGAAATTTTTAGTGACACGTTGATGGAAGAGTACAACTGGGCGGGAGCAGCTGGAAAGAAAAGTCTCCAAAAGCTTTCCTTGTTCGAGACATTTCTTCGCG ATGTATTCATACACCAAGGACATGCATTGTATAAAAAAGGAATGAGAAAGGCGGTTGAACTCAGCCACCACAGGATGGCACAAAGGAAATTcggcaaaaagcaaaaattagttACTGCACAGACAAGCCCACCAGCGCAATGA